One genomic segment of Clostridium saccharoperbutylacetonicum N1-4(HMT) includes these proteins:
- a CDS encoding Lrp/AsnC family transcriptional regulator, which yields MDKIDLKIIELLQKNARYPLKHIAEEVFLTTPAVSARIEKLEQAGVITGYSAHVDPLKLGYNIKAFINLEMSPKQKPEFYPFIASCPNVLECNCVTGKYSMLIKVAYHTTIELDTFIGELQKYGNTETQIVFSTAVEHRGLDVSSEIECK from the coding sequence ATGGATAAAATTGATCTGAAAATTATTGAACTTTTACAAAAAAATGCGCGCTATCCACTTAAACATATAGCGGAAGAGGTGTTTTTAACAACACCAGCCGTTTCTGCTCGTATTGAAAAATTAGAACAAGCTGGAGTTATTACAGGATATTCAGCACATGTTGACCCTTTGAAATTAGGCTATAATATTAAAGCATTTATTAATTTGGAAATGTCACCAAAACAAAAGCCGGAGTTTTATCCTTTTATTGCTAGCTGTCCAAATGTATTAGAATGCAATTGCGTGACAGGTAAATATTCTATGTTAATAAAAGTTGCATATCACACAACTATAGAGTTAGATACTTTTATTGGAGAGCTACAGAAGTATGGGAATACTGAAACACAAATAGTTTTTTCTACTGCGGTTGAGCATCGAGGATTAGATGTGTCATCAGAAATAGAGTGTAAATAG
- a CDS encoding aspartate ammonia-lyase, whose translation MKMRMESDSIGNMEVPVEAYYGIQSLRASRNFNITKKPLHKDFIISLAEIKKAAAITNRDAELLTPTIANAIVNACEEIISGKFHDQFIVDPIQGGAGTSANMNANEVIANRAIELLGEKKGSYNIIHPNDHVNMAQSTNDVFPTAGKLTVLKMLPKTISELQRLYNALKLKSLEFNNVIKMGRTQLQDAVPIRLGQSFNAFASMIKRDVDRLKSVEKEMLILNIGGTAIGTSINVCPEYLTNITPNLKKVCGFDVVQSKDLIDATQNLDCFVAVSGILKTCAVNLSKMANDLRLLSSGPKTGFGEINLPSMQNGSSIMPGKINPVILEVVSQVAFNIIGNDFTITMAAEAGQLELNAFEPVLFHNLFESIETLENATTTLIDNCILGITANEDRCKELLNSSVGIVTALCPYIGYKKSADIAKTSLKNGTSIKELVLNEGILTSSELDAILDPFSMTDIDCFSDSKSAQTINKAI comes from the coding sequence ATGAAAATGAGAATGGAGTCTGATTCAATAGGAAACATGGAAGTACCTGTCGAGGCATATTATGGTATTCAATCTTTAAGGGCAAGCAGAAACTTTAATATTACAAAAAAGCCCTTACACAAAGATTTTATAATAAGTTTAGCTGAAATAAAAAAAGCTGCTGCAATTACCAATAGAGATGCTGAATTATTAACTCCAACTATTGCTAATGCAATAGTAAATGCTTGTGAAGAAATTATCAGTGGAAAATTTCATGATCAATTTATCGTTGATCCTATTCAAGGTGGTGCAGGCACCTCTGCTAATATGAATGCTAATGAAGTTATCGCGAATCGAGCTATAGAATTACTTGGCGAGAAAAAAGGTTCTTATAATATAATACACCCAAATGATCATGTTAATATGGCACAATCTACAAACGATGTTTTTCCTACTGCTGGAAAACTAACAGTATTAAAAATGCTTCCAAAAACTATCTCAGAACTTCAACGTTTATATAATGCACTTAAGTTAAAATCTTTAGAATTTAATAATGTTATTAAAATGGGACGTACTCAGCTTCAAGATGCAGTTCCAATAAGACTTGGCCAATCTTTTAATGCTTTTGCATCAATGATAAAAAGAGATGTAGACCGATTAAAATCTGTCGAAAAAGAAATGCTCATCTTAAATATTGGTGGTACTGCTATAGGAACTTCAATAAATGTATGTCCTGAATATTTAACTAATATAACTCCTAATTTAAAAAAAGTCTGCGGATTTGATGTTGTTCAATCAAAAGACCTTATAGATGCAACGCAAAATCTTGATTGTTTTGTAGCTGTTTCAGGCATATTGAAAACTTGTGCAGTAAATCTTTCTAAAATGGCAAATGATTTGAGATTACTATCAAGTGGTCCCAAAACAGGCTTCGGTGAAATCAATTTACCTTCAATGCAAAATGGTTCATCAATTATGCCAGGAAAAATAAATCCAGTTATTTTAGAAGTAGTATCTCAAGTTGCTTTTAATATTATAGGAAATGATTTCACTATAACTATGGCTGCAGAAGCAGGACAACTTGAACTTAATGCTTTCGAACCTGTTCTTTTTCATAATTTATTTGAATCTATTGAAACACTAGAAAATGCGACAACAACTTTAATCGATAATTGTATTTTAGGAATTACAGCCAACGAAGATAGATGTAAAGAATTATTAAATAGTAGTGTAGGAATAGTTACAGCTCTTTGTCCATATATAGGCTATAAAAAATCAGCAGATATTGCTAAAACTTCCTTAAAAAATGGGACTTCAATAAAAGAACTAGTATTAAATGAAGGAATATTGACTTCTTCTGAATTAGATGCTATATTAGATCCATTTTCAATGACAGATATTGATTGTTTTTCAGATTCAAAATCAGCTCAAACAATTAACAAGGCAATATAA
- a CDS encoding DUF6304 family protein, which produces MVKLKYSALYTDSLGCEQAEVYVSKKGFQLQVRNCIFENQDFDFDFYVKNSEEAKQYFYLKEDELIDYCIDIKMPMKLKSNDQEVVKEFLLRIEKNKNYYNNSLSLNLNDQNFRVEGYDLQELLCRMKEELSHEYIFKNDFTSIFELYEAGNDNKNNYEKLKFSLNRKSYSTSC; this is translated from the coding sequence ATGGTCAAATTAAAATATTCAGCATTATATACTGATAGCCTGGGATGTGAACAGGCTGAGGTATATGTTTCAAAAAAAGGCTTTCAGCTTCAAGTTCGAAATTGCATTTTTGAAAATCAAGACTTTGATTTTGATTTTTATGTTAAAAATTCTGAAGAAGCTAAACAATATTTTTATTTGAAAGAAGATGAATTGATAGATTATTGCATTGATATTAAGATGCCAATGAAATTAAAATCTAATGATCAGGAAGTAGTAAAAGAATTTTTATTACGTATTGAAAAGAATAAAAATTATTACAACAATTCACTTTCTTTAAATTTAAATGATCAGAATTTTAGAGTAGAGGGATATGACTTGCAGGAATTATTATGTAGAATGAAGGAAGAATTATCTCACGAATACATTTTTAAGAATGATTTCACATCAATATTTGAATTATATGAAGCCGGAAATGATAATAAAAATAATTATGAGAAATTAAAGTTTTCTTTAAACAGGAAGTCGTACTCGACATCTTGTTAA
- a CDS encoding MBL fold metallo-hydrolase: MKIVALEFYKNGRMNESFALGGSLEKEKINVNKKYPASLQNYLIDTGKEVILVDTGLPIETPDFEDKPDQAMFMGEKVADFKQALKNVGYKIEDVSKIILTHKHPDHAGELRLFDHAKIFMSRIEAEAMKLTSENIVKVDFTDGEYKNFEKSQIIANNIVMLPAYGHTTGNSLVVVEDNGILYMIHGDVTYTDEALRQNQLSVVFEDKELAKETLEIVRTFIKENDTVYLSTHTPEGVTALENNIIMKL; the protein is encoded by the coding sequence ATGAAAATAGTAGCTTTAGAATTTTATAAAAATGGAAGAATGAATGAATCCTTTGCTTTAGGAGGAAGTTTAGAAAAAGAAAAAATTAATGTGAATAAAAAATATCCTGCTAGTTTGCAGAATTATTTAATAGATACAGGTAAAGAAGTTATCTTGGTAGATACTGGACTTCCGATCGAAACACCAGATTTTGAAGATAAACCAGATCAAGCAATGTTTATGGGAGAAAAAGTTGCTGATTTTAAACAAGCCTTAAAAAATGTTGGATATAAAATAGAAGATGTTAGTAAGATAATATTAACTCATAAACATCCAGATCATGCGGGAGAATTAAGATTATTTGATCACGCAAAAATATTTATGTCAAGAATAGAAGCAGAAGCTATGAAATTAACAAGTGAAAATATAGTTAAGGTTGATTTTACTGATGGAGAATATAAAAATTTTGAAAAGAGTCAAATTATAGCAAACAATATTGTGATGCTTCCAGCATATGGACATACTACTGGAAATTCATTAGTTGTTGTAGAGGATAATGGGATTCTTTATATGATCCATGGTGATGTTACTTATACAGATGAAGCATTAAGACAAAATCAATTATCTGTGGTATTTGAAGATAAAGAATTAGCTAAAGAAACATTAGAAATTGTAAGAACTTTCATAAAAGAAAATGACACAGTATACTTAAGCACTCACACTCCTGAAGGCGTAACTGCATTAGAAAATAATATTATTATGAAATTATAA
- a CDS encoding AAA family ATPase: MDKFVIAITRTCGSGGTTIGKMLSKDLGINIYDRELLRLASDDSGINEALFANADEGVKNSLLYKVSKHVYNGELIPPENNDFTSNDNLFNYQAKILRELSERESYVVIGRCADYILKDNPNVFKIFIHSSEEFCIKHEMAILGTSEKETIKEIKRLNKYRSDYYYYHTGNKWEDVRNYDLSLDTSRFGFEKSVKYIKEYITLRMNL; this comes from the coding sequence ATGGATAAATTTGTAATTGCTATAACCAGAACTTGCGGCAGCGGAGGTACTACTATAGGAAAAATGCTTTCAAAAGATTTAGGAATTAACATTTATGATAGAGAGTTATTACGTTTAGCTTCAGACGATAGCGGCATCAACGAAGCCTTATTCGCCAATGCAGATGAAGGTGTAAAAAATAGTTTACTTTATAAGGTTTCAAAACATGTATATAATGGTGAACTTATTCCACCAGAAAATAATGATTTCACTTCAAATGATAATCTATTCAATTATCAAGCAAAAATCTTAAGAGAACTTTCTGAAAGAGAATCCTATGTTGTAATAGGACGATGTGCTGATTATATTTTAAAAGATAATCCAAATGTATTCAAAATTTTTATCCACTCATCAGAAGAATTCTGTATTAAACATGAAATGGCTATTCTTGGTACTTCTGAAAAGGAAACGATAAAAGAAATAAAGAGACTAAATAAATATAGAAGTGATTACTATTATTATCACACAGGAAATAAGTGGGAAGATGTAAGAAATTATGATTTGTCCCTTGATACTAGTAGATTTGGTTTTGAAAAATCTGTAAAATACATTAAAGAATATATAACATTGAGAATGAACTTGTAA
- a CDS encoding methyl-accepting chemotaxis protein encodes MLKNIKIINSIVLMVILSTIVSLAIAIVGYSNMKTINNNSSSMYENALVRIVKTEEIRQTFSNIRLNANRISISDFNADDVSAIDANYSKMSDLLNDYENLSLSSLEKNNLAEFKSDSEKYYSQIKNLEKGNKLYGIDLEQFNQLGVEAQLFLDNLVTYSSNMANTLQNDNINLYLRSTKIFFATFIIGFILMIFVSSAIVSVIKKSMKEIISVLNYVADGDFSIKMDSEYKNEFGIMKRSIKKTISNISLMLESVKQSTNVVNVQATNLLEASDQMSSSAQEINAAVQEVASAANDQSSDLINVKTSLDNFADSLNQITLSINDVNSNLNNINSMAEDGNSKLKFLFDSVKDVNNSFNTIKDKVVTLDQHVVKVNNITTIINSIADETDLLALNAAIESARAGEVGKGFSVVAEEIRKLAEQSKISANDITNLISSINKEAQVAVKTTDLGKNSLNNQSELIEDSIKSFALIFNAINTILPKVNSINKSIENINVEKDLILSKALNISGVSEENAASAEEISASVQQINISFSEVSSSAQTLSNLTNSMIDEVAKFKL; translated from the coding sequence ATGCTGAAAAACATCAAAATTATTAACAGTATTGTATTAATGGTTATTCTATCAACAATTGTCTCGTTAGCCATAGCTATTGTCGGGTACAGTAATATGAAAACTATTAATAATAATTCTTCATCAATGTATGAAAACGCTCTAGTTAGAATCGTAAAAACCGAAGAGATCAGGCAAACATTTTCTAATATCAGATTAAATGCCAATAGAATATCTATTTCTGACTTTAATGCTGATGATGTGTCTGCTATAGATGCTAATTACAGTAAAATGAGTGACTTATTGAATGACTATGAAAACTTATCTTTGAGCTCTTTAGAAAAGAATAATTTGGCTGAATTTAAAAGTGACTCTGAAAAATATTATTCTCAAATAAAGAATCTTGAAAAAGGTAATAAACTTTATGGAATAGACTTAGAACAATTTAATCAGCTTGGAGTTGAAGCACAGCTTTTCCTTGATAATCTAGTAACTTATAGTTCAAATATGGCTAATACTCTTCAAAATGATAATATTAATTTGTATCTTAGAAGTACTAAAATTTTCTTTGCAACATTCATTATAGGATTCATATTAATGATTTTTGTTTCATCTGCAATAGTTTCAGTAATAAAGAAATCTATGAAAGAAATAATATCTGTATTAAACTACGTTGCTGACGGAGATTTTAGCATAAAAATGGACTCTGAATATAAAAATGAATTTGGAATAATGAAGAGATCAATTAAAAAGACAATTTCAAATATCTCTTTAATGCTAGAATCTGTTAAGCAATCAACAAATGTTGTAAATGTTCAAGCAACAAATCTTTTGGAGGCTTCTGATCAAATGTCCTCATCTGCACAAGAAATTAATGCAGCAGTTCAAGAAGTTGCAAGCGCTGCCAATGATCAATCTAGTGATTTAATAAATGTAAAAACTTCCCTTGATAATTTTGCTGATTCCTTAAATCAAATTACACTATCAATTAATGATGTAAATTCTAATCTTAATAACATTAATTCAATGGCTGAAGACGGAAACTCAAAATTAAAATTTTTATTTGATTCAGTAAAAGATGTAAATAACTCTTTCAATACTATAAAAGATAAAGTCGTTACATTAGATCAACATGTAGTAAAAGTTAATAATATAACAACCATTATTAATTCTATTGCTGACGAAACTGATTTATTAGCTCTAAACGCAGCAATCGAATCTGCCCGTGCTGGAGAAGTTGGAAAAGGATTTTCCGTTGTTGCAGAAGAAATCAGAAAATTAGCTGAACAGTCTAAAATATCTGCTAATGATATAACAAATCTAATTTCAAGTATTAATAAAGAGGCTCAAGTTGCTGTTAAAACTACTGATTTAGGAAAAAACAGTTTGAATAATCAATCAGAACTTATTGAGGATTCAATAAAATCCTTCGCATTAATATTTAATGCAATAAATACGATTTTACCTAAGGTTAATAGTATAAACAAGTCAATTGAAAATATAAATGTTGAAAAAGATCTTATACTTTCTAAAGCATTAAATATTTCCGGGGTGTCAGAAGAAAATGCAGCTTCGGCTGAAGAAATATCAGCTTCAGTACAACAAATAAACATATCATTTTCTGAAGTGTCATCTTCTGCACAAACTCTATCAAATTTAACAAACTCTATGATAGACGAAGTTGCTAAATTTAAACTATAG
- a CDS encoding ABC transporter substrate-binding protein, translating into MKKLKFLSIILTTVFTVSIFTGCGSKNNSKSNEPITLNIIDVSGSMQLVGDSIDQFKAANPDLISDIKITKATSLEVPSLLKAQILSENVQTGLVFTGIDGMSTCIKKDVIENIMPQYSSSFPDLENNYTAGAKATYNLVKGYGITYVYSPSGPLFTYNPDTVKNVPKSSSDLVEFAKANPGKFTYARPANSGPGRTFLLGLPYILGDKNPKDPKTWDKTWAYLKELDQYIDYYPGKTGPTFSELNLGKRWIVSSQLGWDINQRITGGIPQNYQGFMLDNTTLVADAQYMAMPKGLNDRQKEVVLKLMEWLMTPKMQAKTYDSGYFYPGPSVKDVPLDAAPKESQDKIKPAIRQSYDDAIKSLPTTTQLDTDTFMEALNMWDQLFGAKVKR; encoded by the coding sequence ATGAAAAAGTTGAAATTTTTAAGTATTATACTAACAACAGTTTTTACTGTAAGTATTTTTACAGGTTGTGGTTCAAAAAATAATTCTAAATCCAATGAACCTATAACATTAAATATAATTGATGTTTCTGGTTCAATGCAATTAGTTGGAGATTCCATTGATCAATTTAAAGCTGCAAATCCGGACTTAATAAGTGATATAAAAATTACTAAAGCAACTTCTCTAGAAGTTCCATCTTTGCTAAAAGCTCAAATTCTATCAGAGAATGTACAAACTGGTTTAGTTTTTACAGGAATTGATGGTATGTCTACATGTATTAAAAAAGATGTTATAGAAAATATTATGCCTCAGTATAGCAGCAGCTTTCCTGACTTAGAAAATAATTATACAGCTGGTGCTAAAGCAACATATAACTTAGTAAAAGGTTACGGTATTACATATGTTTACTCTCCTAGTGGACCACTTTTTACATATAATCCGGACACAGTTAAAAACGTTCCCAAATCATCAAGCGACCTTGTAGAGTTTGCAAAAGCAAATCCTGGGAAATTTACCTACGCTAGACCAGCTAATTCAGGTCCCGGAAGAACGTTTCTTTTAGGATTACCGTACATTCTTGGAGATAAAAATCCAAAGGATCCAAAAACATGGGATAAAACATGGGCTTATCTTAAAGAACTTGATCAATACATTGATTACTATCCAGGAAAAACTGGTCCTACTTTTTCAGAATTAAATTTAGGTAAAAGGTGGATTGTCTCAAGTCAACTAGGATGGGATATAAATCAAAGAATTACTGGAGGTATTCCTCAAAACTATCAAGGTTTTATGTTAGATAATACTACTTTAGTTGCAGATGCCCAATATATGGCTATGCCAAAAGGACTTAATGATAGACAAAAAGAAGTTGTTTTAAAATTAATGGAATGGCTTATGACTCCAAAAATGCAAGCTAAAACATATGATAGTGGTTATTTCTATCCAGGTCCTTCAGTTAAGGATGTTCCACTTGATGCAGCTCCTAAAGAGAGCCAAGATAAAATTAAACCTGCTATAAGGCAATCATATGATGACGCTATTAAGTCTCTCCCAACTACAACACAATTAGATACAGATACATTCATGGAAGCATTAAATATGTGGGATCAGTTGTTTGGAGCAAAAGTAAAAAGATAG